A window of Candidatus Nealsonbacteria bacterium genomic DNA:
GTGGTGGCCCTACCCGTTGCCAGAGAAATCTTAAAGTGGTATTTCACCCCCGCACCATAACGAGGATTTTCGCTAAACCATTAAGGGCTTGACGACGAGAGGATGCGTTTCATGAATTCGCATATCCTCGTTTGGTGTGGAGGTTCACCAGATAATAATTTTTAGTATTTTATTGACAAAAAACCATCCTAAAAGGAGGTTTTTTATTTTGACCACGTAGAAAAATTTTGACGGGGTTTTGACCCAAGAGGTAAAATCAGTTAAAATACAGAATAAGAACATGGGACATCTTGGAGATATCAAAAAAACTCGTTTAAGGAAGTTAGAAGCCATGAAAAAAGCTGGGATTTTAGCTTACCCAGAGAAAACCAAAAGAACTCATACAATAAGAGATAGCTTAGAAAGCTTTGCCACGATCTCCCGTTCAAAAAAAGAAATAGTTTTGGTGGGTCGTATTAGAAGCATTAGAAAGCATGGGGGATCTACTTTTTGCCATATTGAAGATGGTACAGGAAGAATCCAGGGTTTTTTCAGGAAAGACAGATTGGGCGAGAAGGGCTATCAGTTCTTTCTGGATAATTTCGATATCGGCGACTTCATTGAAGTGAGAGGAGTTTTATTTAAGACCAAAAAAGGAGAAAGAACCATCGAAACTAAAGATTTTAAAAATTTGGCAAAGACCCTTCTACCTTTACCTGAAAAATGGCATGGATTGCGAGATATTGAGGAAAGATATAGAAAAAGATATTTGGATTTAATCTTTAACAAAGAAGTTAGAACAAAGTTCGAACTCCGCTCAAGAATCATTCAGACAATCAGAGAGTTTTTAGAAAAAGAAGGATTTTTGGAGGTAGAAACTCCTATTTTACAGCCAATTTATGGAGGAGCTAAAGCCAAGCCCTTTAAAACCCGCCTTAACGCCTTAAATCTTGATTTATATCTGAGAATTTCTCCCGAACTTTATCTGAAAAGGTTGATAATTGGCGGCTTTGAAAAAATTTATGAGATTGGCAAGTGTTTTAGGAATGAAGGAATGGATAAATCTCACAATCCAGACTTTACCATGTTAGAATTTTATTCAGCTTACGCTGATTACAAAGATTTAATGAAGTTAACAGAAAGAATGTTCGAGTTTTTACTTAAAAAGACGTTTGGAAGTTTAAAAATTAAATATGGGACCAAGGTGATAAATTTTAAAAACCCTTGGCCAAGAGTTGAATTTTCTCAAATACTAAGAAGATATACAAAAATTAATATAGAAGAAATTCATCCAGAAGCCCTTAAAAAAGAAGCAAAAAATTTTGGCATTGAGATTGAAGAAGGGGAACAAAAAGCAGAAATTGCAGATAAAATTTACAAAAAATTCTGCCTGCCAAAAATCTGGCAGCCAACTTTTATCATTCATCATCCCCTGGGAACTTTTCCTCTAGCTAAACAATTACCGAATAATCCTTCAAAACTGGCTAATTTCCAATTGGTGGCTGCCAACTGGGAATTAATCAATGCTTTTTCAGAACTTAATGATCCGATAGAACAGAAAAAAAGATTTGAAGAACAAGAGAAATTTTACAGGAAAGGGCTCGAGGAAGCTCAGAGGCAGGATCCAGACTTTTTAGAGGCTTTAGAATATGGCATGCCGCCTACTGCCGGTTTTGGAATGGGCATTGACAGGCTGGTAGCTCTACTTACAAATTCTTATTCTCTTCGGGAAGTTATTTTATTTCCGACAATGAAACCTAAGCAATAAATTGCTCAATTGTTATATTGTCAAATTGTTATATTGTTCATTAAATCAATTCAGTTCAGCAATGTAGCAATGTAATTCATGCTAGACATAAAGTTCATTCGAAAAAGTCCACAAATTGTCAAAGAAGGCTGTCGCAAAAAACATGTCAAAGTTGATATTGATAAGCTTTTGGCAATTGATAAATATATAAGAAGATATCGCCAAGAATATGAAGGCTGGAAATCACAAATAAATAAACTAAGCAGATCTAAACCAGATGGCAAAGAAATAAAAGAAGCAAAAAATTTAAAATCTAAAATTAAGGGTCACGAAACCAAAATAAAAGGCTTAGAAAAAGAATTTCAGAACTTAATGCTTCAGATTCCAAATTTACCACTCGAGGATATTCCTGTTGGAAAAGATGAAAAAGACAATGTAGTCGTGAAAGAAGTGGGGGAGAAGACGAAATTTAATTTCAATCCCAAAGACCATTTAGAAATCTCTGAAAAATTAGATTTAATTGACATAAAAAGGGCAGCTAAGGTTTCCGGGACCAGATTTGGTTTCCTGAAAAAAGAGGCAGCTCTACTTGAATTTGCTTTAATAAATCTTGCTTTTGATACTTTAATTAAAGAGGGCTTTATACCAATTGTTCCGCCAGTCATGTTAAGGCCGGAAATGGCTCAGGGTATGGGTTATTTAGAGCAAACCGACGATGAAGAAGCTTATTTTCTACCAAAAGACAAATTATATTTAACCGGAACTTCAGAACAATCAATTGGAGCAATGTATGCAGATGAAACTTTTCAAGAAAAAGATTTACCGAAAAGATACGTTGGTTTTTCTACTTGTTTTCGAAGAGAAGCCGGGGCTTATGGAAAAGACACTAAGGGAATTATGCGGGTTCATCAATTTGATAAAGTTGAGATGTTGAGCTTTTGTCATCCGGAGAAATCTCGTAAAGAGCATCAATTTTTATTATCTTTAGAAGAAAAATTGATGAAATCTTTAAAAATTCCTTATAGGGTCTTACAAATGTGCACAGGAGAATTGGGGATGCCGGCTGCTGCAAAATACGACATTGAAGCCTGGATGCCATCTGAAGGTCGCTATAGAGAAACTCATTCTACTTCAAACTGCACCGATTTTCAGGCGAGACGTTTAAACATTCGCTATCGAAATTCCAGAACCAAAAAATTAGAATTTATTCATACCTTAAACGGTACTGCCTTTGCTATCCCGCGTACCCTGATTACCATCATTGAAAACTATCAGCAAAAAGACGGAAGCATCAA
This region includes:
- the lysS gene encoding lysine--tRNA ligase, with protein sequence MGHLGDIKKTRLRKLEAMKKAGILAYPEKTKRTHTIRDSLESFATISRSKKEIVLVGRIRSIRKHGGSTFCHIEDGTGRIQGFFRKDRLGEKGYQFFLDNFDIGDFIEVRGVLFKTKKGERTIETKDFKNLAKTLLPLPEKWHGLRDIEERYRKRYLDLIFNKEVRTKFELRSRIIQTIREFLEKEGFLEVETPILQPIYGGAKAKPFKTRLNALNLDLYLRISPELYLKRLIIGGFEKIYEIGKCFRNEGMDKSHNPDFTMLEFYSAYADYKDLMKLTERMFEFLLKKTFGSLKIKYGTKVINFKNPWPRVEFSQILRRYTKINIEEIHPEALKKEAKNFGIEIEEGEQKAEIADKIYKKFCLPKIWQPTFIIHHPLGTFPLAKQLPNNPSKLANFQLVAANWELINAFSELNDPIEQKKRFEEQEKFYRKGLEEAQRQDPDFLEALEYGMPPTAGFGMGIDRLVALLTNSYSLREVILFPTMKPKQ
- a CDS encoding serine--tRNA ligase, whose amino-acid sequence is MLDIKFIRKSPQIVKEGCRKKHVKVDIDKLLAIDKYIRRYRQEYEGWKSQINKLSRSKPDGKEIKEAKNLKSKIKGHETKIKGLEKEFQNLMLQIPNLPLEDIPVGKDEKDNVVVKEVGEKTKFNFNPKDHLEISEKLDLIDIKRAAKVSGTRFGFLKKEAALLEFALINLAFDTLIKEGFIPIVPPVMLRPEMAQGMGYLEQTDDEEAYFLPKDKLYLTGTSEQSIGAMYADETFQEKDLPKRYVGFSTCFRREAGAYGKDTKGIMRVHQFDKVEMLSFCHPEKSRKEHQFLLSLEEKLMKSLKIPYRVLQMCTGELGMPAAAKYDIEAWMPSEGRYRETHSTSNCTDFQARRLNIRYRNSRTKKLEFIHTLNGTAFAIPRTLITIIENYQQKDGSINIPKALQKYLKFNKIGR